In one Haemophilus parainfluenzae genomic region, the following are encoded:
- a CDS encoding RNA 2'-phosphotransferase translates to MDYLNLSKEVSYALRHAPWEYELELDSEGWVSVEQLISSLRNSDEKWNMLTEDDLVKMIDLSEKKRHEIKNGKIRAFYGHSIPMRISKEIGYPPKYLYHGTSINYLDNIKLNGLKPMSRQYVHLSEDVETAKLVGDRKKGETILLIIDTELAQSKGIKFYIGNEKVWLSDYISPEFIKDN, encoded by the coding sequence ATGGACTATTTAAATTTAAGTAAAGAAGTTTCCTATGCGCTTCGTCATGCCCCATGGGAATATGAACTAGAACTGGATTCTGAAGGTTGGGTTTCTGTCGAACAATTAATTTCATCATTGAGAAATAGTGATGAAAAATGGAATATGTTAACCGAAGACGATTTAGTTAAAATGATCGACTTATCGGAAAAGAAAAGACATGAGATTAAAAATGGAAAAATAAGAGCTTTCTACGGGCATTCAATTCCAATGAGAATTTCTAAAGAAATTGGTTATCCACCAAAGTATTTATACCATGGGACAAGTATAAATTATTTAGATAATATTAAATTAAATGGATTGAAGCCGATGTCTCGTCAATATGTACATTTATCTGAAGATGTTGAGACAGCAAAATTGGTTGGGGATAGAAAAAAAGGAGAGACAATTCTTCTGATAATTGATACAGAATTAGCTCAATCTAAAGGCATTAAGTTTTATATAGGTAATGAAAAAGTCTGGTTATCTGATTACATTTCGCCTGAGTTTATAAAAGATAATTAA
- a CDS encoding Dps family protein, whose amino-acid sequence MSKTSIGLDKKASEKLAAKLNELLATYQVFYTNVRGYHWNIKGVNFFELHAKFEEIYTDLVEKVDEVAERILTLGYTPHNGYSQYFQHSRIKEELGVSDAQSCLKGTLEGLKVLLEQQREILELAGESDDEGTASQMSDYIKEQEKLVWMFQAACQTCHA is encoded by the coding sequence ATGTCAAAAACATCAATCGGTTTAGATAAAAAAGCATCTGAAAAATTAGCAGCAAAATTAAACGAATTATTAGCAACCTATCAAGTCTTCTATACTAACGTGCGTGGTTACCACTGGAACATCAAAGGTGTAAACTTTTTTGAATTACACGCAAAATTTGAAGAAATCTACACAGATTTAGTAGAAAAAGTTGATGAGGTCGCAGAACGTATCTTAACGTTAGGTTACACACCGCATAACGGTTATTCACAATACTTCCAACACTCACGTATTAAAGAAGAGTTAGGGGTAAGTGATGCGCAATCTTGCTTAAAAGGCACATTAGAAGGATTAAAAGTATTACTTGAACAACAACGCGAAATCCTTGAATTAGCGGGTGAGTCTGATGATGAAGGTACAGCTTCTCAAATGAGCGATTACATCAAAGAACAAGAAAAACTTGTTTGGATGTTCCAAGCCGCCTGCCAAACTTGCCATGCTTAA
- a CDS encoding ABC transporter substrate-binding protein, with amino-acid sequence MTKHFSFETNESRRHFMKLMAGVGAGLAFSGTLGTFAPKAFAAEIKGKTIEAGIAYPLSTGFDPMTSSGASPYAANLHIFEGLVDLHPATREPYLALAGKEPEQVDETTWRITLREGATFHDGAPVSTEDVVYSFNRIMDPANKSLFVMFIDFIESVKAVDDKVVEFKLKYPFALFANRLTCVKIVPKHVIDKVGQSAFDAHPVGSGPFKFVSAVKDDKIVFEAYEPYNGKYPAQVEKMSWLLLSDAAARVTAQESKRTQAMESVPYLDISRLKNKKQQVQSVQSFGLLFLMFNCEKAPFNNPKVRQALHYGLNTDKLVDIVFDGNAEAATSYLQTTHPDYIKASTQYPYDPEKAAALLKEAGVTELKFELLATDHDWVKESAPLILESWNKIPGVKVTLQHLQSGALYSNNVDPGVYEVAIAPGDPSVFGDDLDLLLSWWYRGDVWPKRRFRWSNTPEFAKVTELLNAAVRAKDHAEAKKSWEEAINIIAAEVPLYPIVHRKLPSAWDDSSLEGYQPLATTGLSFLGVGRK; translated from the coding sequence ATGACAAAGCATTTTTCCTTTGAAACTAATGAATCTCGTCGTCATTTTATGAAACTTATGGCTGGCGTGGGGGCAGGTCTTGCATTTAGTGGCACATTAGGCACATTTGCACCAAAAGCCTTTGCTGCAGAAATTAAAGGTAAAACCATTGAAGCGGGGATTGCTTATCCGCTTTCTACCGGTTTTGACCCAATGACATCAAGTGGTGCTTCACCTTATGCAGCAAACTTGCACATTTTTGAAGGTTTGGTGGATTTGCATCCTGCAACTCGTGAACCTTATCTTGCTTTAGCAGGAAAAGAGCCAGAACAAGTTGATGAAACAACATGGCGTATTACTTTACGTGAAGGCGCAACCTTCCATGATGGCGCACCAGTCAGCACTGAAGACGTTGTGTATTCTTTCAATCGTATTATGGATCCAGCCAATAAATCTTTATTCGTGATGTTTATTGATTTCATTGAAAGTGTGAAAGCTGTGGATGATAAAGTGGTGGAATTTAAATTGAAATATCCATTTGCTTTATTTGCTAACCGCTTAACTTGCGTGAAAATTGTACCGAAACACGTGATCGACAAAGTAGGGCAATCTGCATTTGATGCACACCCAGTTGGTTCTGGCCCATTCAAATTTGTTTCAGCTGTGAAAGATGACAAAATCGTCTTTGAAGCGTATGAACCTTACAATGGTAAATATCCAGCACAAGTTGAAAAAATGTCTTGGTTATTACTTTCTGATGCCGCAGCTCGTGTGACTGCACAAGAGTCTAAACGTACTCAAGCAATGGAAAGTGTGCCTTATTTAGACATTAGTCGCTTGAAAAACAAAAAACAACAAGTGCAATCCGTTCAATCTTTTGGCTTGCTATTCTTAATGTTTAACTGTGAGAAAGCTCCGTTTAACAATCCAAAAGTACGTCAAGCGTTACACTATGGTTTAAACACTGACAAACTTGTTGATATTGTATTTGATGGTAATGCAGAAGCTGCAACATCATACTTACAAACAACTCACCCAGATTATATTAAGGCATCAACTCAATATCCTTATGATCCGGAAAAAGCAGCAGCATTACTAAAAGAAGCTGGTGTGACTGAGCTTAAATTTGAATTGCTCGCAACCGACCATGACTGGGTGAAAGAATCTGCACCGTTAATTTTAGAGTCTTGGAACAAGATTCCAGGTGTGAAAGTGACTTTACAACACTTACAATCAGGTGCGTTATACAGCAACAACGTGGATCCAGGTGTGTATGAAGTGGCAATCGCTCCAGGTGACCCATCAGTGTTCGGTGATGACTTAGACTTGCTTTTAAGCTGGTGGTATCGTGGTGATGTATGGCCGAAACGTCGTTTCCGCTGGAGCAACACCCCTGAATTTGCGAAAGTGACTGAATTACTCAATGCAGCTGTGAGAGCAAAAGATCACGCTGAAGCGAAAAAATCATGGGAAGAAGCGATTAATATCATTGCGGCTGAAGTACCACTTTATCCGATTGTTCATCGTAAACTTCCTTCTGCATGGGATGATAGTAGCCTTGAAGGCTATCAACCATTGGCAACAACCGGTTTATCTTTCCTCGGTGTGGGCCGTAAATAA
- a CDS encoding SMI1/KNR4 family protein yields the protein MQTKFNLYPKEQLPENFKFPQSYIDLSSNMEKINELEYFPWWFEDPDYENSEIEDSVYLYSKAIEELTGVADLIAFARDGDWAACFKLTDYSGNPRVYVHDLGNKDNKYECKDFDEWLAEEIKSAKEY from the coding sequence ATGCAAACTAAATTTAATTTATATCCTAAAGAACAATTACCTGAAAACTTTAAGTTTCCTCAGTCTTATATTGATTTATCCAGTAATATGGAAAAGATAAATGAATTGGAATATTTTCCTTGGTGGTTTGAAGATCCTGATTATGAGAATTCAGAGATAGAGGACAGTGTTTATCTTTATAGCAAGGCTATTGAAGAGCTTACAGGTGTGGCTGATTTAATTGCATTTGCTAGAGATGGCGATTGGGCAGCTTGTTTTAAATTGACGGATTATTCTGGAAACCCGAGAGTTTATGTTCATGATCTTGGTAATAAAGATAATAAATATGAATGTAAGGATTTTGATGAGTGGTTAGCGGAAGAAATCAAAAGTGCAAAAGAGTATTAA
- the metE gene encoding 5-methyltetrahydropteroyltriglutamate--homocysteine S-methyltransferase, producing the protein MTTFHLAGFPRVGAKRELKFAQERYWRGEIAEADLLDIAKRLRKLNWQHQAKANADFVAVADFTLYDHILDLQVATGAIPARFGFDSQNLTLDQYFQLARGNKTQFAIEMTKWFDTNYHYLVPEFHKETQFKANPAHYVTQIREAKALGYQVKPTIVGPLTFLWLGKEKGTAFNRFDLLAKLVPVYVEILNTLAAEGVEYIQIDEPALTLDLPAEWIAAYKAVYATFAEQVKAKLLLATYFGSVAEHADLLKALPVAGLHIDLVRAPEQLAAFVDYDKILSVGIIDGRNIWRANLNQVLDVVEPLKAKLGDRLWIAPSCSLLHTPYDLEVETQLQANKPELYQWLAFTLQKIQELRIIKTALEQGREAVQAELAASQAAADARKNSREIHRTCVAERLANLPKNADQRKSPFAERIKLQNAWLNLPLLPTTNIGSFPQTTAIRHARAAFKKGELSLSDYEAAMKKEIEFVVREQEKLDLDVLVHGEAERNDMVEYFGELLDGFAFTKFGWVQSYGSRCVKPPVIYGDVTRPEPMTVRWSQYAQSLTNKVMKGMLTGPVTILQWSFVRNDISREIVCKQIAVALSDEVLDLEKAGIKVIQIDEPAIREGLPLKRADWDAYLKWAGEAFRLSSMGCQDDTQIHTHMCYSEFNDILPAIAALDADVITIETSRSDMELLTAFGDFKYPNDIGPGVYDIHSPRVPAAEEIEHLLRKALQVVPKERLWVNPDCGLKTRGWPETIAALKVMVDVTKKLRAELA; encoded by the coding sequence CTGATTTCACGCTTTATGATCATATTTTAGATTTACAAGTGGCAACAGGTGCGATTCCTGCTCGCTTTGGTTTCGATAGCCAAAATTTAACACTCGATCAATATTTCCAATTAGCGCGTGGTAATAAAACCCAATTTGCGATTGAAATGACAAAATGGTTCGATACCAACTACCATTATCTCGTACCAGAATTCCATAAAGAGACACAATTTAAAGCAAACCCAGCACATTATGTAACACAAATTCGTGAAGCTAAAGCGCTTGGGTATCAAGTTAAACCAACAATCGTTGGACCACTCACCTTCCTTTGGTTAGGCAAAGAAAAAGGCACTGCATTTAATCGATTTGATTTATTAGCAAAACTCGTGCCGGTTTATGTTGAAATCTTAAATACGTTAGCTGCGGAAGGCGTAGAATACATTCAAATTGATGAACCCGCTCTCACCTTAGATTTACCGGCAGAATGGATTGCTGCTTATAAAGCGGTTTATGCCACTTTTGCAGAACAAGTGAAAGCGAAATTATTGCTTGCGACTTATTTCGGTTCTGTGGCAGAACACGCTGATTTGTTAAAAGCCTTACCTGTAGCAGGTTTACATATCGACTTAGTACGCGCACCAGAACAACTTGCTGCCTTTGTGGATTATGACAAAATCTTATCTGTAGGCATCATTGATGGCCGTAATATTTGGCGGGCAAACTTGAATCAAGTGTTAGATGTGGTTGAACCATTAAAAGCGAAATTAGGTGATCGTTTGTGGATTGCGCCAAGCTGCTCTCTCCTTCATACACCTTATGATTTAGAAGTTGAAACGCAACTCCAAGCAAATAAACCTGAACTCTATCAATGGTTGGCTTTCACGTTACAAAAAATTCAAGAATTACGTATTATTAAGACCGCACTAGAACAAGGTCGTGAAGCCGTTCAAGCCGAATTAGCTGCATCTCAAGCCGCTGCGGATGCACGTAAAAACTCGCGTGAAATTCACCGCACTTGCGTGGCAGAACGCTTAGCAAATCTACCGAAAAATGCCGACCAACGTAAATCGCCATTTGCGGAACGCATTAAATTACAAAATGCATGGTTAAATTTACCACTTCTGCCAACCACGAATATTGGTTCTTTCCCACAAACGACAGCCATTCGTCATGCTCGTGCAGCCTTCAAAAAAGGTGAACTCAGCTTATCTGATTATGAAGCTGCTATGAAAAAAGAAATTGAATTTGTTGTACGTGAGCAAGAAAAATTAGACTTAGATGTATTGGTACATGGCGAAGCAGAACGTAACGACATGGTGGAATATTTCGGCGAACTACTTGATGGTTTTGCTTTCACCAAATTCGGTTGGGTACAAAGTTATGGTTCACGTTGTGTAAAACCACCAGTGATTTATGGTGATGTCACTCGCCCAGAACCCATGACGGTACGTTGGTCACAATATGCTCAAAGCCTAACAAATAAAGTAATGAAAGGCATGCTGACAGGTCCGGTGACGATCTTACAATGGTCTTTCGTGCGTAACGATATTTCTCGTGAAATAGTCTGCAAACAAATTGCGGTAGCGCTTTCTGATGAAGTATTAGATTTAGAAAAAGCAGGTATCAAAGTGATTCAAATTGATGAGCCGGCTATTCGTGAAGGTTTACCGTTAAAACGTGCAGATTGGGATGCGTATTTGAAATGGGCAGGCGAAGCCTTCCGTTTAAGTTCAATGGGTTGCCAAGATGATACCCAAATTCATACGCACATGTGTTATTCCGAATTTAACGACATTCTACCGGCTATTGCAGCCTTAGATGCCGATGTCATTACTATCGAAACCTCGCGTTCTGACATGGAATTACTCACCGCATTTGGTGATTTCAAATACCCGAATGATATTGGTCCTGGCGTATATGACATTCATAGTCCACGCGTGCCTGCAGCAGAAGAAATTGAACATCTTCTTCGCAAAGCATTACAAGTGGTGCCGAAAGAACGTTTATGGGTAAACCCAGACTGTGGTTTGAAAACGCGCGGTTGGCCAGAAACGATTGCTGCACTAAAAGTGATGGTTGATGTCACGAAAAAATTACGTGCTGAATTAGCGTAA
- a CDS encoding ABC transporter permease — protein MEMILRLLLRRLMALPVMILGVTALVFVVLQFTPGDPATVALGESASEAAKQLYRESHGLNDPLFVQYFRFLGNLLVLDFGVTMPPELPISSMLAKSFPITLQLTLIGVVFAAVVSFSLGVLAALYRDSWVDQVIRLISVAAVATPSFWLGILLIQWFSLELDWLPSGGFVPFSESPMGYINSMILPSLALAVPVCASLIRVVRTTMVEEMDKDYVRTAIGNGVPYATVIRHNVLRNALITPVTVLGLRVGYLLGGAVVIEQIFDLPGMGKLIFNGIVNHDLHLVQGVVLTIAFTFVLVNIIVDILYVLINPKIRSL, from the coding sequence ATGGAAATGATACTTCGATTATTGTTACGCCGATTGATGGCCTTGCCGGTAATGATTCTTGGTGTAACAGCACTCGTTTTTGTGGTGCTTCAATTCACACCAGGTGATCCTGCAACGGTGGCATTGGGCGAAAGTGCTAGTGAAGCGGCAAAACAACTTTACCGCGAATCACACGGCTTAAATGATCCACTCTTTGTTCAATATTTTCGCTTCTTAGGTAATTTACTTGTATTAGATTTTGGTGTGACTATGCCACCAGAACTACCAATCAGTAGCATGCTAGCGAAATCTTTCCCAATCACTTTACAGCTTACCCTAATTGGTGTGGTGTTTGCGGCAGTAGTCTCTTTCTCATTAGGTGTGCTTGCCGCGCTTTATCGTGATAGCTGGGTAGACCAAGTGATTCGTTTAATCTCTGTTGCAGCGGTTGCAACACCATCATTCTGGTTAGGTATCTTACTTATTCAATGGTTCTCTTTGGAATTAGATTGGTTGCCTTCTGGTGGTTTTGTGCCATTCAGCGAAAGCCCGATGGGGTATATCAATTCCATGATTTTGCCATCTCTTGCGCTTGCCGTGCCAGTATGTGCGTCATTAATTCGTGTGGTGCGTACAACCATGGTAGAAGAAATGGATAAAGACTATGTGAGAACCGCGATTGGTAACGGTGTTCCTTATGCAACTGTTATTCGTCACAACGTATTACGCAATGCATTAATCACGCCTGTAACAGTATTAGGTTTACGTGTAGGTTACTTACTTGGTGGTGCAGTGGTTATCGAACAAATCTTTGACTTACCGGGCATGGGTAAATTGATTTTTAACGGTATCGTCAACCACGACTTACACTTAGTACAAGGTGTGGTTTTGACTATCGCCTTTACCTTCGTTTTAGTGAATATTATCGTTGATATTCTCTATGTATTAATTAACCCTAAAATTCGGAGTCTATAA
- a CDS encoding ABC transporter ATP-binding protein, which produces MSSSIKVIKEQNIIDLENIVVQFPSRDGSLFGRKKFTAVNNVSLGIKAGETIGLVGESGCGKSTLANVIIGLLKPTSGLVKFNGLQMQYGSSEARKQFGRQVSVIFQDPATALNPRMKVLDILRDPMDIHNVLQPHEREKRVYDLLSRVGLPRSAAQVEPTRLSGGQKQRVAIARALALNPKLIVADEPTSALDVSVRAQVLNLLADLKKELNLAMVFISHDIQTVRQVSDRIVVMYGGQILETGSTEDIFNHPTVDYTRKLLGVAPSLL; this is translated from the coding sequence ATGAGCAGTAGTATTAAAGTCATTAAAGAGCAAAACATCATCGATTTAGAAAATATCGTGGTGCAATTTCCTTCTCGCGACGGTTCGTTGTTTGGACGTAAAAAATTCACAGCAGTAAACAATGTGAGTCTTGGCATTAAAGCCGGGGAAACCATTGGTTTAGTTGGAGAGTCTGGCTGCGGAAAATCTACCTTAGCCAACGTGATTATTGGGCTACTTAAACCGACATCTGGTTTAGTGAAATTCAACGGTTTACAAATGCAATATGGCAGCTCAGAAGCGAGAAAACAATTCGGTCGCCAAGTGTCGGTCATTTTCCAAGATCCGGCAACAGCATTGAATCCTCGTATGAAAGTGTTGGATATTTTGCGTGACCCAATGGATATTCACAATGTATTACAACCTCATGAACGGGAAAAACGTGTGTATGACTTACTTTCTCGCGTAGGTTTACCACGTTCTGCGGCACAAGTTGAACCAACCCGTTTATCGGGTGGACAAAAACAACGTGTGGCGATCGCACGTGCTCTAGCACTGAATCCAAAACTGATTGTTGCGGATGAGCCGACTTCTGCGCTAGACGTATCCGTTCGTGCTCAGGTGTTAAACTTATTGGCAGACTTGAAAAAAGAACTCAATCTTGCCATGGTGTTTATCTCTCACGATATCCAAACCGTACGCCAAGTATCTGACCGCATTGTCGTAATGTACGGCGGTCAAATTTTGGAGACCGGTAGCACTGAAGATATTTTCAACCACCCAACAGTGGATTACACCCGAAAATTACTTGGTGTTGCACCGTCCTTGTTGTAA
- a CDS encoding dipeptide/oligopeptide/nickel ABC transporter permease/ATP-binding protein, which translates to MFRQGLADRLAASGARFRALSTASKISLLFLVFVALVAVFAPWVATHDPLEVIARMRAPSAEYWFGTDRLGRDIFSRIVYGAQTSLFIGLGAVACAIIFGSVLGATAATSEKWGNEIIMRLMDILMAFPGIALAAVLLATFGNSVPVIIITIAVVYTPQLARVVRANVVSQWDEDYVRAERVIGGSRTYILLKHVVRNTAAPVLVFATVMVADAIVFEASLSFLGAGVQPPHPSWGNILSEGRNIVLNGAWWATTFAGVMILLTVLALNILAEGLTDALVNPRLKGGKKPEGKSDERLSTDVQEALAEGLALKRYLLKLHEKEITRTNRMQLNPNAKPILQVKNLSIRFPNRYGEIPLVDNISFTVNEGETMGLVGESGCGKSITAFSIMGLLPKTAKITGEVLFTDRSGKQHSLLNSNNLSELRGSEIAMIYQDSLSALNPSMRIKDQMAQLIKRGSHHTAEKLLEWVHLDPEKVLNRYPHELSGGQRQRVVIAMALTREPKLLIADEPTTALDVTVQAEVVKLLNELREKLGFAMVFVSHDLALVAQLAHHITVMYAGQVVEMAPTSLLLANPTHEYTRGLLGSVLSTEVRAKRLYQIPGSVPSPYDFAVGDRFASRSLRPDANPDQKLILTAVEGEPSHLWASHLAEPVTEAKGA; encoded by the coding sequence ATGTTTCGTCAAGGTTTAGCAGATCGATTAGCTGCAAGCGGTGCGAGATTCCGAGCACTTTCCACCGCATCAAAAATTTCATTATTATTCTTAGTTTTCGTTGCTTTAGTGGCAGTGTTTGCCCCTTGGGTAGCAACACATGATCCATTAGAAGTGATCGCACGTATGCGTGCTCCAAGTGCGGAATATTGGTTTGGGACTGATCGACTTGGTCGTGATATTTTCTCTCGTATTGTTTACGGTGCCCAAACGTCCTTATTTATCGGTTTAGGTGCAGTAGCTTGTGCCATTATTTTCGGTAGTGTTTTAGGTGCAACTGCAGCCACATCCGAGAAATGGGGCAATGAAATTATCATGCGCTTAATGGATATTTTAATGGCCTTCCCAGGTATCGCATTAGCAGCAGTGTTATTGGCAACCTTTGGTAACTCTGTACCGGTTATTATTATCACCATTGCTGTGGTTTATACTCCGCAACTCGCTCGTGTGGTTCGTGCGAATGTGGTATCACAATGGGATGAAGACTATGTGCGTGCTGAACGCGTTATTGGTGGTAGCCGTACTTATATTCTTCTCAAACACGTTGTGCGCAATACTGCCGCACCGGTTTTAGTCTTCGCAACCGTAATGGTGGCAGATGCTATTGTGTTTGAAGCCTCACTTTCTTTCTTAGGCGCAGGTGTACAACCACCACATCCTTCATGGGGTAACATTCTTTCTGAAGGTCGTAACATCGTGTTAAACGGTGCATGGTGGGCGACAACCTTTGCGGGTGTCATGATTCTTTTAACTGTATTAGCCTTAAATATCTTGGCAGAAGGTCTTACCGATGCATTGGTTAACCCGCGCTTGAAAGGCGGTAAAAAACCAGAAGGCAAATCAGATGAACGTCTTTCTACCGACGTACAAGAAGCACTTGCTGAAGGTCTTGCATTAAAACGTTACTTACTCAAATTACATGAAAAAGAAATCACCCGTACGAATCGTATGCAATTAAATCCAAATGCAAAACCGATTTTACAAGTGAAAAATTTATCAATCCGTTTCCCGAATCGTTATGGTGAAATTCCATTAGTGGATAACATCAGCTTCACCGTAAATGAAGGCGAAACCATGGGATTAGTAGGTGAGTCTGGTTGTGGTAAATCTATTACAGCGTTCTCTATCATGGGCTTGTTACCAAAAACAGCAAAAATCACTGGAGAAGTGCTTTTCACCGACCGCAGTGGTAAACAACATAGCTTGCTTAACTCTAACAATCTAAGTGAATTGCGTGGTTCTGAAATTGCGATGATTTACCAAGACTCTTTAAGTGCATTAAACCCATCAATGCGTATTAAAGACCAAATGGCACAGCTCATTAAACGTGGCAGCCACCATACCGCAGAAAAACTGTTGGAATGGGTACACCTTGATCCTGAAAAAGTGTTGAACCGTTATCCGCATGAGCTTTCTGGTGGTCAACGTCAACGTGTGGTGATTGCAATGGCATTAACTCGTGAACCGAAATTATTAATCGCCGATGAACCAACAACCGCATTAGACGTAACCGTTCAAGCTGAAGTGGTGAAATTATTGAATGAACTACGTGAAAAACTGGGTTTTGCGATGGTATTTGTCAGCCACGATTTAGCCTTAGTTGCACAATTAGCTCACCACATTACCGTAATGTATGCAGGTCAAGTGGTGGAAATGGCGCCGACTTCCTTATTACTTGCTAATCCAACTCACGAATATACTCGTGGCTTATTGGGTTCTGTACTTTCAACCGAAGTCCGTGCGAAACGTTTATATCAAATTCCGGGTAGCGTCCCATCACCTTACGATTTTGCTGTAGGTGACCGTTTTGCAAGTCGTTCATTACGACCAGATGCAAATCCGGATCAAAAATTGATATTAACCGCCGTGGAAGGCGAGCCATCTCACTTGTGGGCTTCTCATTTAGCTGAGCCTGTAACGGAAGCGAAAGGAGCATAA
- the cdd gene encoding cytidine deaminase, whose protein sequence is MQQKIKQALADSPLSNMILSALEEQEWKGFLPAEKVRSICNEFMLTPVQLGLALLPVAACYSHTPISEFHVGAIAIGESGDFYFGANQEFQGSSMAQTIHAEQSAISHAWLRNEPRITDIVVNYTPCGHCRQFMNELYQAQDLKIHLPHSQNNPLPQYLPDSFGPKDLGVDLLLLNKEEQGFTLTTEDEVANKAILGANRAHSPYSKSPHGVGILFKNGEMICGRYAENAAFNPSLPAMQTAINFAYLNQLDVSKIERVVFAEKPLRLSHRKMAEQLLKSLCKVKMEYISL, encoded by the coding sequence ATGCAACAAAAAATTAAACAAGCATTAGCCGATTCGCCGCTTTCAAATATGATTCTTTCTGCGTTAGAAGAACAAGAATGGAAAGGTTTTTTACCGGCAGAAAAAGTGCGGTCAATTTGTAATGAATTTATGCTTACGCCTGTTCAATTAGGTTTGGCACTTTTGCCCGTAGCAGCTTGTTATAGCCATACACCCATTTCAGAATTTCATGTTGGAGCGATTGCGATTGGTGAAAGTGGTGATTTTTACTTTGGGGCGAATCAAGAATTTCAGGGCAGTAGCATGGCTCAAACCATCCATGCTGAACAAAGTGCGATTAGCCATGCATGGTTACGTAATGAACCTCGCATCACGGATATCGTGGTGAATTACACGCCTTGCGGTCACTGCCGTCAATTTATGAATGAGCTTTATCAAGCGCAAGATTTGAAGATCCATTTGCCACACAGCCAAAATAATCCACTTCCTCAATATTTACCCGATAGCTTTGGCCCGAAAGATTTAGGCGTTGATTTGCTTCTATTAAACAAAGAAGAACAAGGTTTTACTTTGACGACGGAAGATGAAGTGGCAAATAAAGCAATTTTAGGCGCAAACCGAGCACATTCACCTTATTCTAAAAGCCCTCACGGTGTAGGCATTTTATTTAAAAATGGGGAAATGATTTGTGGTCGATATGCAGAAAATGCGGCATTTAACCCAAGCTTACCAGCGATGCAAACAGCGATTAATTTTGCTTACTTAAATCAATTGGATGTATCCAAAATTGAGCGAGTGGTATTTGCAGAGAAACCGTTGCGTTTAAGTCACCGCAAAATGGCAGAGCAGTTATTGAAGAGCCTCTGTAAGGTGAAAATGGAATATATTAGCCTGTAA
- a CDS encoding threonine/serine exporter family protein, which yields MFLLNLLDDMLFAAIPAVGFALVFNVPPKALKYCAILGALGHVTRTLLLHFGVPIVFATFFATCVIGFIGVHLSHRYLAHPKVFTVAAIIPMIPGVHAYKAMIAIVQIHHYGFSDKLFEQMISSFINTSFILGALVLGLALPGLLFYRQKPVV from the coding sequence ATGTTTTTACTGAATTTACTCGATGATATGCTTTTTGCCGCCATTCCAGCAGTAGGATTTGCTTTAGTATTTAATGTTCCGCCTAAAGCCTTAAAGTATTGTGCTATTTTAGGCGCGCTTGGGCATGTCACGAGAACTTTATTATTACACTTTGGAGTCCCGATTGTTTTTGCCACTTTTTTTGCCACTTGTGTGATTGGTTTTATTGGTGTGCATTTATCTCATCGCTATTTAGCCCATCCAAAAGTCTTTACCGTTGCGGCAATTATTCCAATGATTCCGGGTGTTCATGCTTATAAAGCGATGATTGCTATCGTACAAATTCATCATTATGGATTTTCCGATAAATTATTTGAGCAAATGATCAGTTCTTTTATCAACACCAGCTTTATTTTGGGTGCCCTTGTTTTGGGCTTAGCTTTACCAGGGTTATTGTTCTATCGACAAAAACCGGTCGTGTAG